GGGCGGCGGGAACGCTGCGGCCGGGCAAGGCGTTGACGTATACCAACAATTGGCCTCCGGATCGGAGCGTGGGCAACGACATCGCCGTTGAAGCGGTGGTTTGGTCGATCGTCTCTTTATTGGGCTTGATGTTGGCGATCGGCGCCGCCTTGGCCGCCTATTTCAAATTCAATTTCGATAAAGACCTGGACGGCCTGGAACTCGATCAACGGGTGGGCGAGAAGCTGATCGGTCTGCCGATTTCCTCCAGCCAGCGCAAAACGGCGAAATATTTTCTCGTCGTAGTTCTTCTCTTCTTCTTGCAATTGATGCAGGGCGGTTTGATGGCGCATTACACGGTCCATCCCGGCGAGTTTTATGGGATCAAACTTATTTCGGACTTTTTCCCTTACAATTGGCCTAAGAGTTGGCATCTGCAATTGGCGATATTCTGGATCGCCACGGCTTGGGTGGGCGCGGCGCTCTACTTGGCGCCCATCGCGGGAAGAAAAGAACCGAAAGCCCAAGGATTGTTAGTGGATATCCTTTTTGGAGCCGTGGTATTCGTCGCCGTCGGCGCACTGGTGGGAACGGCTATGGGCGTCAAAGGACTAGGAGGCGCGGCGTGGTTTTGGCTCGCCCATCAAGGTTGGGAATTTCTCGAATTGGGCCGGTTGTGGCAGATTCTGCTTTTCGTGGGCCTCATTATCTGGTTGGTATTGGTTGCCCGCGCCGTCCAGCCCAATTTTGGACGCGGGCAAGATAAATGGGGGACTGTCCCTTTTTATACTTACTCCGCCTTCGCCATCGTTTCCTTCTTCGCTTTCGGCTTGTTCTATACGCCCAACACGAATTTAACCGTAGCCGACTTTTGGCGCTGGTGGGTGGTGCATACTTGGGTGGAAGGCATCTTCGAATTCTTCGCCGCCGCCGCTATGGCTTACGTGGTAACGACGCTGGGCCTGGCGCCGAAGCGCAAAGCGCTGCGCGCCGCTTATTTTACGGCCAGTTTGGCGCTGTTCAGCGGCATCATCGGCGTAGGCCATCATTACTATTGGTTCGGCGATCCCGATCTTTGGCTGGCGCTGGGCGGCGTTATCTCCACCATGGAGCCTGTGCCGATCCTGCTATTGCTGCTCAAAGTGATTCTGGATTCTCGCCATTCGCCGGTTACGAACAAATCGTTTCCCTACCGCTGGCCGATGCTCTTTATGGGCGCTTCCGCCTTGTGGGCTTTTCTGGGTGCGGGCGTCTTTGGATTCATCATTACGACGCCGATCATCAATTATTACGAACACTCCACCTATCTCACCATGAACCACGGCCATACCGCCCTCTTTGGGACTTACGGCATGTTGGCGATCGGATTGATGCTCTTTGCGCTGCGTGGTTTGGTCAAGCCGGAAAAATGGAACGATTCGCTGCTGCAGGGCGCGTTCATCGGTATGAACGGCGGCCTGTTCCTGATGGCGATCTTCACGCTGGCGCCGGTGGGCTTCCTGCAGACGTGGGACTCGTTTACGAATGGATTATGGCATGCGCGCAGTCCTGAATTTTACAACTTGCCTCTCATCCAATTTATTGGACAATGGCGCATGATTCCCGATTTCATCATTATCGGCGGCGCAGCCTGCCTTTTGATTTTCGTCATACAAGCCTTTCGGAACTTGAAACCGGTAGGCATTCAGGAAGAAGAAGTCATCCTTATTCCCAGCGCGGAAATCAATCCCCACGCGGCGTCTAACCCATAACAATCATCCCTCCCTCCATTATTCCCCCCCCTTTCGCGGCGGAATTTCTCCGCCGTTTTTTTTGTCCAAAATGGAGAATGCAATTTCCAAGGATGAAGCATGATTTATCGCTCTGCATAAGTCATTCATTCTCTCTTGGAATCCAATTCTTCTCTTCCAAAACATCCAGCAGCCTTTCGGCGTAGAGCGCGTTTCCTTCGGCGTAGGTGTGGATTTCGTCGTAAAACAGATCCAAGCGGTCGCGTAAAAATGGGCGTAAGTTGATGAATGAACAATCGGGATCATCTAAGGGCTTTTCCTTTATTTCGGCCTCGACCCGATCGTAAAATTCGGTAAAGACGCCTCCTTCTTTCGGCAGCGGCTGCAAGGCGAATAGCCCTTTGATTCCCTTGCCTTTCAGGACGATTTTCATTTTGTTCCAATTTTCCGCCAGCAATCCGGCGGCGGAAGCGGCGCTGGCGCGTTCTACGGTTTCATCGGAAGGGCGGGACATTCTCCGCGCCGTCAGGGCTTGGCTGTAGGACCAATTGGGATTGATGCGCCGCAGGAAATGCGAACCGTAGAGCAGATGCGACGGCAAGGAAAACTCGCGCATTCCCTTGAGAATCGCCGTCGTCTGATACCAGGCCGCTTCCATCGTTTTGAAGCCGTAGGGGTATCCCAGCCGTTCGTCCTGGCCGGAAAATGGAATCAGGCAATCGTTGTATCCATCCAAAACGATGACGATATCGGGGTCGAAGTCGACGATTTGCGTTACTAATAGAATCAGTTCTTGAGTGCTGATGTACGCCGTCATGCCTGCGTTGACGGCTTGCGCGTTCATCCCCTTGCCTTGAAATTTCTTTTTGAGCAAATCCTCCAAGTATCCCGAAATCGTGGTTTCGTTGGAGGAGCCGTTAAAGACGACCGAGCCGCCGAGCAAAAAAATTCGCAGCGTATTTTCCGGTTTCTTTTTTGTGAGATCGCCGTAACGAAAGCGATATTGGTTGATCCGCGCTTCTCCCGGCGCAGAGGTTCCATCCGGCTGGGGGCAGGAGAGTTTCATCGCCGTATTCGGTTCGGCTTGCAACAGCAGGTAAGGCGCTAATTCCCGCTTGTCCTGATGCTCTTCGGGCGCGTTTAAAGCGGGGGAGCGGCGATCCAGCCAATAGGCGGCGCCTTCGGCGGCGGCGAAGAGGCAAACCAATAGTCCCAACATCGTGCATCCCAAAAGAAATGCAAAGAATATCGCTTTTCCCCATTTTTTAAATGCGGCGTATGTCAATGACGGCATGACAGCCTCCCATCGCAATCGGTCTTGCGCCCTGTCGGCGGCTTGCGTCTCTGCTTCAGGGCATTATTGATATATCATTAAAGAGCCGTTTTGGGTATAAGAAAATATTGGCGGGAAAAGAATCCATTCGGCTTGCGTATTCTTTCACGATTTGTACGCTTCTTCATCGTCGATCGATCGAGAAGCATAATTGTTAACTCATGTTACGCGGGACGGGAATTAAAGGAATCTCTTACATTCGTCGTTTGAATCACGAAAACACGAAATGAAAAAGAAAAACGCGAAAAAAACAAAAAAAATTGCATAAGGGATAATGTTATAGAAGAATTTCTTCGTGGAATCCAAAATCATCCATGAAATCCACGATTCGAAAATTTCGTGGGATTCGAGCCTTTTCCTGATTTCGCGATTCAAAAACGCAACAAAAAAAGAGTCTCAACGCTTAGCTTGAATGGTTCTTTTATTTTTGTGGAATACTAAATCTTAAAGCGATAGAACGCTGACTGTGTAGCAGTGGTAAATTACTCGTAAGCGAAAAAATCTTCACCTGGAAAGAATATGCAGGAAAAGAAATCCGCCGTCGTCATTGTAGGACGTCCCAACGTGGGGAAATCCACCCTCTTCAACCGCATCATCGGCAAGCGCGACGCCATCGTCGACGATCAGCCGGGCGTGACGCGCGACAGCAAATTCCGCAAAGCCGACTGGAATGGGAAATTCTTCTGGGTGGCGGATACCGGCGGCTTTTTCGGGCCGGAAGACGATCCTCTGACGCCCGCCGTGCAGCAGCGGATCGAATTGACGGCGCGGGATGCGGCGGTTTTGGTCTTCGTATTAGATGGCCAAACAGGACCCACTCCAGTGGATCGCGACGTTATTGATTTATTGCGCCGTATGAAAATTCCCATTATCGCCGTTGTAAACAAAGTCGATTCTTTTAGCGCCATCCACGAAAAACTGGCGGAATATTACGAACTGGGCGTCGATAAACTATACCCCATTTCCGCGCTCCAAGGGTTGGGCATCGGCGACCTGCTTGACGTTGTCGTTTCTTATCTTCCCGAATCGCTTCCCGATGAAGAAAATCCGCCCCGCCTGCCGGGCATCGCGCTCTTGGGACGCCCCAATGTCGGCAAATCCACGCTGCTCAATTCGCTCTGCGGCTCCGAGCGCTCCATCGTATCCCCCATTCCCGGCACTACGCGCGATCCCGTGGATACGGAAGTGGAGGTGGAGGGGAAGCGCTACCTGCTCATCGATACGGCGGGCATTCGCCGCAAAGGCAAGATGAGCCAGGGATTGGACCGTTATTCACTCCAACGGGCGGAAGAAGCCTTGGAACGCTGCGATATCGCCCTCTTGATGATCGACGCCATCGAGGGGCTGACGGAAAGCGACGCCAAAGTATTCGGCATGGCGCAAAAATCCGGCAAGGCGGCTATCGTTCTCGTCAACAAGTGGGACGCGGTGGAGAAAGACGAATCGTCCGCCGGGACCTTCGCCAAGGAGATACGGGATCAGGTTCCTTTTCTCCATTATGCTCCCATTGAGTTCATTTCCGCCCTGACCAAGCAGCGGATTCACCGCATTTTTCCGCATGTCGCGCGCATATTGGA
This window of the Candidatus Omnitrophota bacterium genome carries:
- a CDS encoding cbb3-type cytochrome c oxidase subunit I; its protein translation is MISNGLKGFFVFSLFGAILITLVGGWYTWEAAPPYPAVAVGPDGAALFAQDDVLQGQHVWQKYGLMDNGSVWGHGTYRGNDYSATTLHLAGVFMRDFYAQKEYSKPYGELAPEQKSVLDERVIREIKENRLDSQSLKLSLTEAQTYALEHIRAHWDRVFSLGDKPAAVSVGVINTPEERRHLADFFYWTAWAAGTLRPGKALTYTNNWPPDRSVGNDIAVEAVVWSIVSLLGLMLAIGAALAAYFKFNFDKDLDGLELDQRVGEKLIGLPISSSQRKTAKYFLVVVLLFFLQLMQGGLMAHYTVHPGEFYGIKLISDFFPYNWPKSWHLQLAIFWIATAWVGAALYLAPIAGRKEPKAQGLLVDILFGAVVFVAVGALVGTAMGVKGLGGAAWFWLAHQGWEFLELGRLWQILLFVGLIIWLVLVARAVQPNFGRGQDKWGTVPFYTYSAFAIVSFFAFGLFYTPNTNLTVADFWRWWVVHTWVEGIFEFFAAAAMAYVVTTLGLAPKRKALRAAYFTASLALFSGIIGVGHHYYWFGDPDLWLALGGVISTMEPVPILLLLLKVILDSRHSPVTNKSFPYRWPMLFMGASALWAFLGAGVFGFIITTPIINYYEHSTYLTMNHGHTALFGTYGMLAIGLMLFALRGLVKPEKWNDSLLQGAFIGMNGGLFLMAIFTLAPVGFLQTWDSFTNGLWHARSPEFYNLPLIQFIGQWRMIPDFIIIGGAACLLIFVIQAFRNLKPVGIQEEEVILIPSAEINPHAASNP
- a CDS encoding SGNH/GDSL hydrolase family protein, which gives rise to MPSLTYAAFKKWGKAIFFAFLLGCTMLGLLVCLFAAAEGAAYWLDRRSPALNAPEEHQDKRELAPYLLLQAEPNTAMKLSCPQPDGTSAPGEARINQYRFRYGDLTKKKPENTLRIFLLGGSVVFNGSSNETTISGYLEDLLKKKFQGKGMNAQAVNAGMTAYISTQELILLVTQIVDFDPDIVIVLDGYNDCLIPFSGQDERLGYPYGFKTMEAAWYQTTAILKGMREFSLPSHLLYGSHFLRRINPNWSYSQALTARRMSRPSDETVERASAASAAGLLAENWNKMKIVLKGKGIKGLFALQPLPKEGGVFTEFYDRVEAEIKEKPLDDPDCSFINLRPFLRDRLDLFYDEIHTYAEGNALYAERLLDVLEEKNWIPRENE
- the der gene encoding ribosome biogenesis GTPase Der, coding for MQEKKSAVVIVGRPNVGKSTLFNRIIGKRDAIVDDQPGVTRDSKFRKADWNGKFFWVADTGGFFGPEDDPLTPAVQQRIELTARDAAVLVFVLDGQTGPTPVDRDVIDLLRRMKIPIIAVVNKVDSFSAIHEKLAEYYELGVDKLYPISALQGLGIGDLLDVVVSYLPESLPDEENPPRLPGIALLGRPNVGKSTLLNSLCGSERSIVSPIPGTTRDPVDTEVEVEGKRYLLIDTAGIRRKGKMSQGLDRYSLQRAEEALERCDIALLMIDAIEGLTESDAKVFGMAQKSGKAAIVLVNKWDAVEKDESSAGTFAKEIRDQVPFLHYAPIEFISALTKQRIHRIFPHVARILENYSLRVPTAQLNELLEQILQRHPPPIHKGRAPRIYYWTQAGTAPPTFVAFTNDPKAIHFSYERYLVNRLYETFGFEGTPLRLYWKKRGKTKE